A region from the Bacteroidales bacterium genome encodes:
- a CDS encoding class IV adenylate cyclase, translating to MNIKNFEFKAKVESLEPFEQILRELHADFKGVDHQIDTYFNVPKGRLKLREGNIENALISYERENIADAKLSKVILFKYEPNVALKEILTAQLGIFTIVDKTRKIYFIENVKFHLDHIRELGFFIEVEAIDNEDKYSIEELKQQCNSYLEIFKTGKYELIDKSYSDLILALVK from the coding sequence ATGAACATAAAAAACTTTGAGTTCAAGGCAAAAGTTGAAAGCCTGGAACCATTCGAACAAATTCTCAGGGAATTACATGCAGATTTTAAAGGAGTTGACCATCAGATCGATACATATTTTAATGTCCCAAAAGGAAGGTTGAAGCTTCGGGAGGGAAATATTGAGAATGCATTGATAAGCTATGAGAGGGAGAATATTGCTGATGCTAAATTATCCAAGGTCATTTTATTCAAATATGAACCTAACGTCGCACTGAAAGAAATCCTGACAGCTCAATTGGGTATATTTACCATAGTTGACAAAACAAGGAAAATCTATTTCATCGAAAATGTAAAATTCCACCTTGACCACATAAGGGAACTTGGATTTTTTATAGAAGTTGAAGCCATCGACAATGAAGATAAGTATAGCATTGAAGAACTTAAACAACAATGCAACAGCTACCTGGAGATATTCAAAACAGGAAAGTATGAATTAATTGATAAATCATACAGTGATCTGATTCTAGCTCTTGTCAAATAA
- a CDS encoding tetratricopeptide repeat protein, giving the protein MRYTIMNHSGNFFNYIGSILSFNRIRSYISFLHGKSHKRSKNHSEAIRDFTRALRIDPRNPKAYYERGLAKIAMNEYPGAVEDLTKAIRYNPRFYEAYYSRGNAYFQLGEYPLAIKDLQKVLQLKPSFTDALSMSGNTRFYMNDLVGAMQDFSHALKKDPHDPVLYYNRGNTRLKMDDARGAMLDFNAAIQLDPNYADAYIARGNAKMALGSETGASLDWAKAEKIRLNSPPVSQRISPVTG; this is encoded by the coding sequence TTGCGATACACGATTATGAATCACTCTGGTAATTTTTTTAATTATATCGGTTCAATTTTATCCTTTAACAGGATACGATCGTATATCTCTTTCCTGCATGGGAAGTCTCACAAACGATCGAAAAATCATTCAGAAGCAATCAGGGATTTTACCCGGGCCTTAAGAATTGACCCCCGGAATCCTAAAGCCTATTATGAGCGCGGACTGGCAAAAATTGCTATGAACGAATATCCGGGTGCTGTGGAGGACCTCACAAAAGCTATACGCTATAACCCCCGATTCTATGAGGCCTATTATTCCAGGGGAAATGCATATTTCCAGTTAGGTGAATACCCGCTGGCTATTAAAGACCTTCAGAAGGTACTCCAGTTGAAACCCTCTTTTACTGATGCCTTATCAATGAGTGGAAATACCCGTTTCTATATGAATGACCTTGTTGGGGCTATGCAAGACTTTTCACATGCTCTCAAAAAGGACCCGCATGACCCGGTTTTATATTACAACAGAGGCAATACGCGGTTGAAAATGGATGATGCCCGTGGAGCTATGCTGGATTTTAATGCTGCAATCCAGCTTGATCCTAATTATGCGGATGCTTACATTGCACGTGGTAATGCCAAAATGGCCCTCGGCAGTGAAACCGGGGCATCTCTTGATTGGGCCAAAGCTGAAAAAATCAGATTAAACAGTCCTCCTGTATCACAAAGAATAAGCCCGGTTACCGGTTAA
- the nfo gene encoding deoxyribonuclease IV, with product MKYIGAHVSAGGGVENAPINAHEIGAKAFALFTKNQRQWQSAPLTKTNIIKFRENCEKLGYVPSQILPHDSYLINLGHPDPLNLEKSRAAFLDEMQRCELLGLDRLNFHPGSHLNQISEEESLAIIAESINITLSKTKGVIAVIENTAGQGTNLGYKFEHLKYIIDRVEDKSRVGVCIDTCHTYTAGYNIVDPAGYETTFQQFDAIVGFDFLKGIHLNDSMKALASRVDRHDSIGKGLMGIEVFQRIMNDPRFDDLPIILETPDETIWAEEISMLYGFQASVVKE from the coding sequence ATGAAATATATCGGAGCTCATGTAAGTGCTGGCGGAGGTGTTGAAAATGCCCCTATCAATGCCCATGAAATTGGAGCAAAGGCTTTTGCCTTATTCACAAAGAATCAGCGGCAATGGCAATCGGCACCGCTCACTAAGACCAATATTATTAAGTTCAGGGAGAATTGTGAAAAATTGGGTTATGTTCCTTCGCAGATTCTACCTCATGATAGCTATCTCATTAACCTGGGACATCCAGACCCTCTTAACCTGGAAAAATCCAGGGCAGCATTCCTTGATGAGATGCAGAGATGTGAATTATTAGGTCTGGACCGCCTTAATTTCCACCCTGGGAGTCACTTGAACCAGATTTCTGAGGAAGAGAGCCTTGCGATAATAGCTGAATCTATAAATATTACCTTGTCAAAAACCAAGGGTGTTATAGCAGTCATTGAGAATACAGCCGGACAAGGAACTAACCTGGGATATAAATTTGAACATCTGAAATATATTATTGACCGGGTTGAAGACAAGAGCCGGGTTGGAGTCTGTATTGATACATGCCATACTTATACTGCCGGGTATAATATTGTAGATCCGGCAGGATATGAAACCACTTTTCAGCAATTTGATGCTATTGTAGGGTTTGATTTTCTCAAGGGAATACACCTGAATGACTCTATGAAAGCTCTGGCAAGCAGAGTCGACAGGCATGATAGTATTGGAAAAGGTTTGATGGGGATTGAAGTATTTCAGAGAATCATGAATGATCCTCGGTTTGATGATCTTCCCATCATTCTGGAGACCCCGGATGAAACAATTTGGGCAGAAGAGATTTCAATGCTCTATGGATTCCAGGCATCTGTTGTAAAAGAATAG
- a CDS encoding iron-containing alcohol dehydrogenase has protein sequence MENFTYYNPTVLHFGRGVLDKLPSTLLPYGKKVLLVYGKGSIRKNGVYDKVIALLETAGLEITEYSGIKSNPLVEDVDAAASLGREKEVDVILAIGGGSVIDSAKIISITIPVNHTAWNFYTYRAKPQKSVPLVAVLTLAATGTEMNPFAVLQNEKTGRKDGYRSDLIFPRHSFLDPELTYSVPQNYTAYGIADLIAHCLENYFGQGECSLTDRFIFSIINDAMDWGPKLINNLGGYEERAAIMYDATMALNLLTANGKSGGDWGVHALGHMLSLLHDVPHGASLSIIYPAWMRHFNEQAGERIGKLGVNLFGVTDITETIEKLESFFRQIGSPVRLSEVGIGADKFEEIIQYWTRNKAEGSLYKFSAGDYSKLIKLMA, from the coding sequence ATGGAAAACTTCACTTATTATAATCCTACTGTTTTGCATTTTGGTCGGGGAGTCCTTGACAAATTACCTTCAACCTTACTTCCTTATGGGAAAAAGGTCTTACTGGTATATGGCAAAGGATCGATTCGTAAAAATGGAGTCTATGACAAAGTGATTGCACTTCTTGAAACTGCAGGTCTTGAAATCACAGAGTATTCAGGAATTAAATCCAATCCATTGGTGGAAGATGTGGATGCAGCAGCCAGCCTGGGAAGGGAAAAAGAGGTGGATGTGATCCTGGCTATTGGAGGAGGGAGTGTTATAGACTCAGCCAAGATTATTTCCATAACGATTCCTGTTAATCATACTGCATGGAATTTCTATACCTATAGGGCAAAACCACAGAAATCAGTCCCTTTGGTAGCCGTTCTTACCCTTGCAGCAACAGGGACGGAGATGAATCCTTTTGCTGTTTTACAGAACGAAAAAACAGGAAGGAAAGATGGTTACCGATCAGACCTAATTTTTCCCAGGCACTCATTTCTTGATCCTGAACTTACCTATTCTGTTCCGCAGAATTATACGGCTTATGGTATTGCAGATCTCATCGCTCATTGTCTTGAGAACTATTTCGGTCAAGGGGAATGCTCTCTTACTGACCGGTTTATCTTTTCCATAATAAATGATGCGATGGATTGGGGTCCCAAATTGATTAATAACCTGGGTGGTTATGAAGAACGGGCAGCCATTATGTATGATGCCACTATGGCACTAAACCTTCTCACGGCCAATGGTAAATCAGGCGGTGATTGGGGCGTACATGCCCTGGGTCACATGCTTTCTTTATTGCATGATGTACCTCATGGGGCTTCTCTTTCTATTATCTACCCAGCCTGGATGAGACATTTCAATGAACAGGCAGGTGAAAGAATCGGGAAATTAGGGGTGAATTTATTTGGGGTTACTGATATTACAGAAACCATTGAAAAGCTTGAATCATTTTTCAGGCAAATCGGTTCACCGGTAAGGCTTTCTGAAGTAGGAATCGGAGCTGATAAATTTGAGGAAATCATTCAATACTGGACCAGGAATAAGGCTGAAGGGAGCTTATATAAATTTAGTGCAGGTGATTATTCAAAACTGATCAAATTAATGGCCTGA
- a CDS encoding ribonuclease H family protein, with amino-acid sequence MKKQKNKFYVVWSGKQPGICNSWEDCRKRVEGYEGARFKGFLTLEEAKRAFGDNPFNYIGKKKETPVNTELIRKTGMPVMDSISVDAACSGNPGVLEYRGVYTRTGEEIFRRGPYPEGTTNIGEFLAIVTGLAWLQQKGWNVPLYSDSRNGLSWTMQKRVNTKLERTSKNDELFQVIEKALNWLHNNSYDTKLLKWETAAWGEIPADFGRK; translated from the coding sequence ATGAAGAAGCAGAAAAACAAATTCTACGTGGTCTGGTCAGGCAAACAGCCGGGTATCTGCAATTCCTGGGAAGACTGCCGGAAAAGGGTAGAAGGCTATGAAGGTGCCCGATTCAAAGGATTTCTCACGCTTGAAGAAGCTAAAAGAGCTTTTGGCGACAATCCGTTCAATTATATTGGAAAGAAGAAGGAAACCCCTGTTAACACAGAATTGATCAGGAAAACAGGGATGCCGGTTATGGATAGTATTTCTGTGGATGCTGCCTGCAGTGGTAACCCTGGAGTACTGGAATACAGGGGTGTATATACCCGGACCGGGGAAGAAATTTTCCGTCGGGGCCCCTATCCTGAAGGAACCACCAACATTGGGGAATTCCTGGCCATTGTTACTGGTCTGGCCTGGCTGCAACAAAAAGGTTGGAATGTTCCGCTATATAGTGATTCCAGAAATGGCTTAAGCTGGACAATGCAAAAGCGTGTCAATACCAAATTGGAACGGACTTCAAAGAATGATGAATTATTCCAGGTTATTGAAAAAGCTTTGAATTGGCTCCATAACAATAGCTACGATACAAAACTTCTCAAATGGGAAACAGCCGCCTGGGGAGAAATTCCCGCAGATTTTGGCAGGAAATAG